The bacterium genome contains the following window.
TGATAAAGAAATATTTGAATATTTAACTAAACCTGCTTTTGAAATAAAAATATTTCGAGGTTAATCATATATGAAAAAATATTTAAAATCTAAATTTAAATTAGTAGATATTAAAGATATTGATCAAGAAAAATTTAGCATTGAAGCATATAGGTTTTTAGGATATTGTTGCCAAAATGAAAATTGCGAATTTTACAATAGAGATGTAGATGATAAAATAATAAAATATAAACTAATTGAAACCGCCACCATAAATACTTTTTATTTTGATGATACTTGTGAAATTTTAAGTATTAATTTTTGTTGTCATTGTACGAATTGCGGATGGGATGAAATTTATAATTATGGTATTGAAAATCCCAATGACTTAATAAATGATGGATTAATTCGAGTGATAACAAAACCATTATTCGAAATCAAAATAATTGGAAAATAATAAATATATTTTAATAGAAATTTGATCTTAAAACTAGCTGAACAACTACAAAGAAGAAGTTGATATTGGCGAGATAGCTCAACAGTAATCAGCACTCATATCTCGCTTCACACCCAAATCTCAGGAGGAAATTCAATGTAGATCTTAAACTATCTTAAATATGGGTAGGCTCCCAGGAGTCCTCCCAGATCTTTGTTTCATTTATTTCAAAATTTTTTTAAATTTGACAAAATTCTAGGAGGAATCGATGGGAAATCCTGTGATCAAAACAATTAAGGAAGAATTCAAATCTTTAGCAAATGAAATTAAAACATTCAAATCTCTCAGAAAAAAATATAAAGGTTTTGTTCCTGGTCTAAACAGTATGAGATCGATATATAGACATAAACATATTGCATATTGTGAATTAAGAGGAATGGAAAGAAAAGATATTGAAATTCCCGGTGAATTCAATAAAGCAGATGAGGGTTTGATCGAAAAATATAAAACAGAGTGGAATTTAAAATTAGAAAAATATAATGCGGAACATCCAAAGCCGATAAGGAAAGAAAAAGGAATAACCAAATCTGAAGCAATTGAAAATGTTTTTGGTTGTTAGATATTAATGGAAAAGATGTATGTTCTTGTACGAGAAGACTTGGATGAAGTTTACAGATTCATTCAAGCTGGTCATGCTATTGCCGAATTCATATTGAAACACGAAGACATTGCAAGAAAATGGAATAATCAATATTTGATATATGTCAAAGTTAAAGATGAACTTAGAATTAAAGACTGGGAATATAAATTGAAATTAAATGATGTTGAATTTGAGAAATTTTTAGAACCAGATATTGAAAATCAATTAACTGCAATAGCATTTGTTAGCGATGATAAATTTACAGAAAAATTACAGTTAATAAAATAAAAGTTCCTATAGCCTAACGGTCAAGGCTCCAATCTCTAAAATTGGAAAAGTTGGTTCGATTCCAACTAGGAACACCATAATTCTAAAGTGGGGATAGTGTATTATCCCCACTTTTTATTCTCAAAAATGAAGTTCTACAATTATTTTTTGGAGGAAACCTTGATTAAAGAAATTAGAACAGAAAATGAATTTAACAATGAAATCTTAAATGGCAAAAAAATAATTGATTTTTGGGCTCCGTGGTGTGCTCCATGTAAAAGATTAAAAGAAACATTGGAATTAATTTCAAATGAAGTTAATTTTGATATATTAACGGTTGATGTTGATACCTTAGCTAATCTAGCATCTAGCTTCTCAGTTAGGAGCCTTCCAACTTTATTAATAACTGAAGATGGAAATGTAATTAAAACCATTATAGGTTTTCTTCCAAAAGATACTTTAATTTCAGAAATAAATTCTGGGTCATAATTATTTTGATTCAGTTAAAATTAAAAAATAGGAGTGTTGATGTTAAAAAAAATTCTTAATGATTCTGTTGTTTTTGAGATGCCAGATTTAACAAAAGAAACAGTAACAAAGAGTGGAATTATTCTTCCAGATGGGACTCCACTAAAAACCCTCATTGTTGATGTATATGATGTTGGAACAGGGTTCAAAACGAAAGATGGAAATATCATTCCATTAGATATTAATAAGGGAGATAAAATTCTTGTTCCATTTGGAAAAGGATATCCGGTTAAAGTTGATGAAAAAACATATATTTTTATAAAGTATGAAGACGTGTTTGCAAAAGTGGAGGAGTGAACTCCATTGAAGAGGAGATAAATAAAAATGGAATTTTCTTTTACTGGTTGGTTGGTTGATTATCCCGACCATAGAGATTATAGTTTAAAAAGTCAATCAGTTGGCGATTTGTTAGATAGATTAAAAATTAATGATAATAATAT
Protein-coding sequences here:
- a CDS encoding co-chaperone GroES produces the protein MLKKILNDSVVFEMPDLTKETVTKSGIILPDGTPLKTLIVDVYDVGTGFKTKDGNIIPLDINKGDKILVPFGKGYPVKVDEKTYIFIKYEDVFAKVEE
- a CDS encoding thioredoxin domain-containing protein: MIKEIRTENEFNNEILNGKKIIDFWAPWCAPCKRLKETLELISNEVNFDILTVDVDTLANLASSFSVRSLPTLLITEDGNVIKTIIGFLPKDTLISEINSGS